The DNA segment CTGCATACataatcctttttttctctatatgcctttaagaattatttgttttgtagACATGTGAATACACCAGCCCTAACATGCATATCCTGAGATTAAGACATTTTTCTTCCTAACTACAATACCACTGTCACAGCTaaggaaattaacattaatttagcAATACATAATAGTCTATACATGTAGTCTATATTCTGTTTCCCCCACTTGTCTAttgtagttttcctttcctgAGTCCAATTATGATTTTCCTTTGTAGCATattgaatattattatatttcctAGAGCACTTTGaactttattaacatttttacgCTCTGTGACTTTATCTCTTAAGTTTCTGAATTCTCTTGTATCTCTGATACTCCTAAGTGCCCCTCTGGTGGCTGGCACTAGTAGGTCATCTGACAGGCTGAGGAGGGACAGGCAGGCTATTAAAGATTGCAGACTTTCGAGGTGTTCAGACAAATCATAGTTGCCTGCTTTTGTTTACAGGTGTCAAGCTTACACTGTCTGCTCTGGTAGATGGGAAGAGCATTAATGCTGGAGGCCACAAACTTGGGCTTGCCctggagttggaggcttaatctAGCTGAAAGAAACCTCTGGGAATGGATTATCAGAAGATTTGGCCTTAATATATTTCCAGTGTGACCGACCAGCaggctttttccccccaagaagGTGATCAAAACAAAGGATGATCTAAACAAGagctgtattttaaatatttagacagtTACTTGTTAGCTGGTTTCTAGTTGAATTGGTTATCTATCTAGTTACCAATGCTGCAGTCGTGCAGTCACCTatacattatttaaatgtatttaactgTTAAATGCGCTACCCACCAATAATGAAATAGACCTTTATGAAAACTGTGCAATTGTgtgcatgtttgtttttatgttcttattaACATTGAAAATTGCCATTGAATGAGATGGATCAGTGGAAGTTTTAAGATGaggttaaaaaattttgttaaattcaaCTATTAGAGTTACTTTTGGTATCCCAAAACATTACAGATTATGAATAAAACAAGTATACATAACTAATGACTCCAAGTATTTGCAGAGTTAAACATTTGCCAGCTAGGGTCAAATCTCCCTTGTATCTAGTTAGTACTTTATTTTTCTGGTGAGCATTTTGCTTTTTACCTAAATCTGTGCCATTAAGTCCTCTGTCCCTAAAGTAACTCCATGAGCTTTTTGGACACAATAAAATAAGAGGATATATGCCTTTATATCTTCAGTTTGTAAGTTTGTCCAAAATTCCATTGGATCACTGTTGACCCCAGAAGGGAGTGGAGAGTAAGtgatgaagaaaggaagaagggatggTGCTGAAGGTTAGCCACATACACCACACCCCTGCAAGCTATCGCTGTGGAAAATGAGCTAGGCCATAGGTGGGATGGGACAAGGTATAGGCAAGTGGAGTGGGGTGTCTGTAACCAGAGGAACTGAGAAGAGAATATGTGGGCCTCGGTCAGATGTCAGTCATTTCATTCTAGGCAGACACTGACTGAAAGGGTCGGGCTTAAGTGTGTGAGACCAGAAGCCGTGCCATCAGGTTTTGTGGCCACTGGCCCTTAATCTGCACTTGGACTGAATGATAGAAATTAATAGGTGATTCTGGTTGGAATAGTAGGAAAGAGCAAGTGTTTTGATGGGAGGAGACAGTTTGAAGAATGTGATCAGAGTTtaagagaagggagagatttgTTCACATTGAAACTACTAGACCCAGTGTACCATTTGAAGTCTGAGAGAGAACAGATAAGGAAATGTAAGTACTTTCAGACTCACTACCCAAAAAATGATACATGCTGAATATTTCTAGGTCAGAAAGAATCTGATGAGAGATTAGAAACCCAAGCAAACTTTCCACACTGGGGTGATAAAAAGGctccttctggggcgcctgggtagctcagtcaggcatctgactcgatttcagctcagatcatgatctcatggttatagattgagccctgccttgggctctgtgctcagtgtggagcctggttaggattctcaatctctgccccttccccccatttgtgctctcctCTAAAAACAAGGGGTCTTTCTGATCTTACTGTGTTTGTCTTGAGGGACTGGCAGAAATGGCCTGTATGAATAAGACAGGACTTAATGGCAGAAAGTTGGAATTTGAGCCATTTGAGAGACACTGTtgctaggttaaaaaaaaacagaaaagatgtcTGTAAGTTAGGTGTGAAAACACCTCATGCTTTTGGGATACACAGGAGAGGTGTGAAGTAGCTCAGCAGACCGCTGAGAAACTGCTGGCAGTGCTTGGTGGGAAGGAACTGGTCACAGGCCTGGCGACCCCTGAAGCCTCCTGCTGCCCCTTAGTTAACCAGTGGCCTTCCCTCATGTTGTGTTTACCTGGTCCAGTGCTCAGGACTGGGTGTGGCACAAGTGAGCTACCAGTTTGTCAAAGATCTATTTAAGAGTAAATTGGGCCTGTTTACCcatgtgcatctttttttttaaacatttatttttgagacaaagcatgaacgggggaggggcagagagggagacacagaatctgaaacaggctccagactctgagctgtcagcacagagcccgacgcggggctcgaacccacggaccgtgagatcatgacctgggccgaagtcagacgcttaaccgactgagccacccaggcgccccttccccatGTGCAACCTTAATAGGCTTTAATGTGTGGAGAGACAAGGGTTGGTTCACACCCAGAGCCCTGTGGGTTAAAATGTAAGGTACGTACCAAGTTTAGGATTATGAAAGTTGCCTGTTACGGTCTCCTGTGGCCTTGTTTCTAGTAGCCTCCAGCCTCATAGCACCCAGGCCTAACCAAGTGGTGGCAAAACCTGATTGTCTTCTAGGCTGATGCCATTTCTGCCTGAGGCAGTGTTAGTGGGAAGAATACTTCATCTGTGGCCTGGAGATATCTTCCTAGGGGATTAGGATTAGGGAGGTTTAGATGAGAGAAGTGAAGCACCTGGCTTCCCTCCACCTCAGCTCGTAGATGTTGGTGCCTGTTGGTGCCGGACAGCCTAACCATATCTTCATCTTCCTCTGGGGAACTTACTTAAAACCGCAGTACTGATGGTCTCCTACCTGTTGGCCTGTCTGCTTCACACCTTTCTGGTCAGTGATCCCACTCAGTCCCTCACCTTTCTCCAGCACTTCAGGGGGAGGACAGGATATATACTCCAACCTTGTGGTCCTCAGGTCTAAGTCAAGTGGCCTGGTTTTCAGAAGTGATGTCCACTGACCAGAGCCTCCACTGTAGAGGTGAGATCGAGCTGACAGTGCTGTGAAAACATGGGCAGATAGCAGAACCAGCATAACCTGTGAAAGTACCCAGCCACAAACCTGGTCAGCTGTAGGGTCTGTTTCCTGTTGTCAGACTCCAGATATGGTCTCCCAACCAGTCCTAGCTGTGCCAAACAAGAGCGTCATTCACTTGACCCTCCTAGGAAGCTAAGTAGGAGGGAGACCAAGGCGGGGCTCTAGCCAGCATCCTGTGGAATGGAGGCAAATCCGAAGAGCTGGGATCTCTGAGCCACTGTATGTGGCCAGGTCAATCAAAACTTTATATCTTGCCTCCTGTCAGCTGGAGGCTCCTACTCAGGCTTTAGCCCTGGTCCCACGTGGTCCTCAGGACAATGCCACGGAGGGGATGACGCCTATGACCTCAAGGCTCCCTTTTGCTGAAGAACCTGCCAGTGCTGGGccctccctccctaccccacTTTAGAGCCACGTACGGAGGCTGAGAAGATCTTGTCCCAGGCCCCACTTTATTGTCGAATTTAGAACTCAGGGTTGATGTCTGGGGTTCCCAGGTCCCCTCACTTGAGGCCACTCTCGGGGGGCCAGCCCTAGATCTTGAAGGCTAAGGTGAGGCCGTCGCCCAGAGGCAGAAGGCTGATGTGGACCCTGGCGTCCCGCAGGATGCGCTCGTTCAGGTTCCGCACGCACTGGGCCTCGGTGTCCCGCGGTTGAGGCTGTAACACCTCTCCGCGCCACAGGACCTGCGGAGGGGCGGGGCATCATGGAGGAACAGGGCCGAGGAGGAGGTGTCTAAGCAGGAGGCGGGGTGAGAGCTGGAGACAGGACCCCAGGGGGAGAAAGCACTGGGCGGGGCTTTGTGGCATGGGGGCGGGGCACAGGGAGGAGCCAAGGGAAAAGATGGAGACCCAGCCCAGGAGGGCTCTCCCCCTAGTCTATCCCTTACACTGAGGACGGCGAGGACTCCTCCAGGGCGCAGCAGCTGCAGGCACCGCTCATAGTAGGCGGCACAGTTCTCCTTGTCCGCGTCCACCACGGCCACGTCGAAGGTGCCAGCTTCGCCCGCGGCCAGGAGCTCGTCTTGAggggggagcgggggcgggggcggggggtaaAATAGGTCTTGAGTCCGCAGCCCAGGTGGTCAGAAGCCCCTGCCCAGGCCTGCCCAGGTGCTGTGACCATTCAGGGACTCTGGTCTGGAGGGGCGCCCTGCCACCCAGCATGTGGCCGCATAGGTGAGGCCAGGAAGCAGAGGACTGTCACTGCCTCAAGCCCGCCCAGCAGACCTGGTCACTAGCTCACGCCCAGTCGTCTCACTTAGAAAATGGTGCCAAGGCCCCTTCTACTCCGTTGCTCACCCAGGGTCTCCAGGGCGGGCTTCAACCGAAGGTCGATCTTGTGTTCCTCCTCAGCCTGCGGAAGGAGTGGGGTCACAGCCAGCAGGTCCCTTCTCCTAGGGCTGGGAGTGGTCAGGCTCCAAGGGCCTGATGAGGGCCTCAAATGTGCAGGACACTCACCTGCCTCCACAGGGGCCGCCCCAGCTCCGGAGGCTCTGGGTTCACCTCGCAGGTTATTACGCGCCCGGCCGGGGGCAGCGCCAAGGCCAACGCTAGGGCTGAGTAGCCTGTGAAAGTGCCTGTGGGCAGGGACATGGACAGGCTCAGGCCAGAATGGGGGACATCCTGGTGACTTAGGCTCCCAGTGGTCCCAGCCGTGCGCCCTACCCAGGTCCAGCGCCTTCTTCGCCTTGATGAGTCGTGCCAGGTTGGCCAGAAGCTGGGCCTGCTCACAGGTCATCATGGAATCTCCCTGCGGCTGCTCCAGGGTCAGCTGTGCCGcggtggtggaggggagagggtcgCACCACCACTGCCAGTCACCCAGCTCCGCCCCGTGTTCACACCCCCTCCAGGTGCGCGGCTGTGGGCGTGGCCTAGGGGGACTGGCCCTCAGGGAACGCCCACCGCGCCCCGCCTGTGGTGTCCCGGAAGCCCGGGGAGCTCCAAGgcccagcccaaggtcacacaagcaCGTGGGGCCCGCTGGGTCCGAAGTGGGCGCCTGTTCCCGCCCCTGGCCCTGCTGACCAGCCGTAGGCTCCGCAGCACCGGATGCTCCCGCATGGAGCGGCTCAGCAGATACTGCCAGAGGGGGCTGTCTTCAG comes from the Panthera uncia isolate 11264 chromosome D2, Puncia_PCG_1.0, whole genome shotgun sequence genome and includes:
- the COMTD1 gene encoding catechol O-methyltransferase domain-containing protein 1, which produces MIQPAPRLSVPAALALGSAALGAAFATGLFLGRRCHPERSRREKRLLPPEDSPLWQYLLSRSMREHPVLRSLRLLTLEQPQGDSMMTCEQAQLLANLARLIKAKKALDLGTFTGYSALALALALPPAGRVITCEVNPEPPELGRPLWRQAEEEHKIDLRLKPALETLDELLAAGEAGTFDVAVVDADKENCAAYYERCLQLLRPGGVLAVLSVLWRGEVLQPQPRDTEAQCVRNLNERILRDARVHISLLPLGDGLTLAFKI